The following coding sequences are from one Neurospora crassa OR74A linkage group I, whole genome shotgun sequence window:
- a CDS encoding ribosome biogenesis protein, whose amino-acid sequence MSDATTTTTTTKLPVTVDKPTPYTFDLGLLLANDPNPLLLDRSSALEPQLASIARDGCQSLINQLLTACPISSTPAGVLLSLPPPQTPLPREKPVPTPKAETKWSQFAKRRGIKPKTREQRRNLQYDETTGEFGRKWGYKGANKAGEDAPIIEVKKSQEEKRMAEGKSVRGDKRREIRERVKRNERKMRANERRESGRKK is encoded by the coding sequence ATGTCCGAcgcaacaaccaccaccaccaccaccaaactccCCGTCACAGTCGACAAACCCACCCCCTACACCTTcgacctcggcctcctcctcgccaacgACCCcaaccccctccttctcgaccGCTCCTCCGCACTCGAACCCCAACTCGCCTCCATCGCCCGCGACGGCTGCCAATCCCTCATCAACCAACTCCTCACGGCCTGCCCCATCAGTTCCACCCCGGCGGGTGTCTTACTGTCCCTCCCGCCTCCTCAAACCCCTCTCCCGCGCGAGAAACCCGTGCCGACGCCCAAGGCCGAGACGAAATGGAGCCAGTTCGCCAAGCGCCGCGGCATCAAGCCCAAGACGCGCGAGCAGCGCCGTAACCTGCAGTATGACGAGACGACGGGCGAGTTCGGCCGCAAGTGGGGATACAAGGGCGCCAACAAGGCGGGCGAGGATGCGCCGATTATTGAGGTCAAGAAGAGCCAGGAGGAGAAGCGGATGGCGGAGGGGAAGAGTGTGAGGGGGGATAAGAGACGGGAGATTAGAGAGCGGGTGAAGAGGAATGAGCGGAAGATGAGGGCGAATGAGCGGAGGGAGagtgggaggaagaagtga
- a CDS encoding mitochondrial ribosomal protein DAP3 produces the protein MSASNCLRCLVRPSAVALVPRQMLQVGGGSLTFTATAATKGASSANTGGRQNANRPQKLRFKKTKKKNVVSSGKPPLPGERKAYRKKIVLSNNNALPVPGLETLRPNDLAKQDNVGSVKALPEDVVDALRAMEAFKPTQCWGIFRQPSVLIRQETVDLTKKMKAAGADGKTIRMVIEGNRVTGKSLLLLQAMTHAFMNDWVVLHIPEAQELTTAVTEYAPIENSPLWTQPTYTLKLLQSFKRANEKVLSRMNTVYSHADLPQIIPVNSPLLQLINSAKEADGAWTVFQALWRELNAENVPGRPPILFSLDGLAHIMKVSDYRNPAFELIHSHDLALVKLFTDCLSGATVMPNGGAVLGATTRGNSPRSASMELAIAQREAEKAGEKEVPQRDPYSKKYDDRVEAVMKSVEILRLKGVSKTEARGLLEYWAASGMLKKRVDESMVSEKWTLSGNGVVGEMERASLLTMKA, from the exons ATGTCGGCGTCCAACTGCCTGAGGTGCCTCGTGCGCCCCTCGGCCGTGGCCCTGGTCCCCCGCCAGATGCTCCAGGTCGGTGGTGGCAGCCTCACCTTCACAGCgaccgccgccaccaagggcgcctcctccgccaacaCGGGAGGCCGACAGAACGCCAACCGCCCCCAGAAGCTGCGCttcaagaagaccaagaagaagaacgtgGTATCCTCGGGCAAGCCGCCTCTGCCCGGCGAGCGCAAGGCCTACCGCAAGAAGATTGTgctcagcaacaacaatgcCCTGCCCGTGCCCGGCCTCGAGACCCTGCGCCCCAACGACCTGGCCAAACAGGACAATGTCGGCTCCGTCAAGGCCCTGCCCGAGGATGTGGTCGACGCCCTGCGCGCCATGGAGGCCTTCAAGCCCACGCAGTGCTGGGGCATCTTCCGCCAGCCCTCGGTGCTCATCCGCCAGGAGACGGTCGACCTgaccaagaagatgaaggcgGCTGGTGCCGACGGCAAGACGATCCGCATGGTCATTGAGGGCAACAGGGTAACGGGCAAgagcttgctgctgctgcaggccATGACGCATGCGTTTATGAACGACTGGGTGGTGTTGCACATTCCCGAGG CCCAAGAACTAACCACGGCCGTGACCGAATACGCCCCCATTGAAAACTCGCCGCTCTGGACACAACCCACCTACACGCTCAAGCTCCTGCAATCCTTCAAGCGCGCCAACGAAAAGGTCCTATCGCGCATGAACACGGTCTACTCGCACGCCGACCTCCCGCAAATCATCCCCGTCAACTCGCCCCTGCTGCAGCTCATCAACAGCGCCAAGGAGGCCGACGGCGCCTGGACCGTCTTCCAGGCTCTCTGGCGCGAACTCAACGCCGAGAACGTGCCCGGCCGCCCGCCCATCCTGTTCTCGCTCGACGGCCTCGCCCACATCATGAAGGTGTCGGACTACCGCAACCCGGCCTTTGAGCTGATCCACTCGCACGACTTGGCTTTGGTGAAACTTTTTACCGACTGCTTGTCTGGTGCCACCGTGATGCCCAATGGCGGTGCTGTCCTCGGCGCCACGACGCGCGGAAACTCGCCTAGGAGCGCGAGTATGGAGCTGGCGATTGCGCAGCGCGAGGCGGAGAAAGCGGGCGAAAAGGAGGTCCCGCAGAGGGACCCGTATAGCAAAAAGTACGATGATCGCGTGGAGGCGGTCATGAAGAGCGTGGAGATTCTGAGGCTCAAGGGCGTGAGCAAGACGGAGGCGCGCGGTCTGTTGGAGTACTGGGCCGCGAGTGgcatgttgaagaagagggtggaTGAGAGCATGGTGAGTGAGAAGTGGACGTTGAGCGGGAATGGCGTGGTGGGCGAGATGGAGCGGGCTTCGCTTTTGACTATGAAGGCTTGA
- the pex1 gene encoding peroxisome biosynthesis protein: MAPRKNAQSTAAEISLVHLQNCFVNLPPSLASLLSNVNTPAQNVIVELNYRVQSTPDAIASGAPASVTKNIFVGWTGMPSKRKVNPMVGSHGIDRTRSTSSRDQEIPLVEIDTTLAGTLGLKEGQKVMATVHFDPPMATTVNIEPLTPDDWEMIELHGTFLEDNLLFQVRAIPNPVYAPGGLPSIPHPLTLHLSQTSKANIKVISIDPPLPPDAPCAKIAPDAEIIVAPKVRSKTRNSKDNRSVGGNSKKSAKSSASTSRRKKEDKKPPVFLRGIDRKHLQEWFDDEKPTDDLSVWVDRDLLTTGDLKGAKHVSVTVVRPAGLQPTTDAPVQPEQVDPASAPSTKIVAHLRGWDDPPDGQVAALSSPLAAALGSQGMVGGVVKLEVASSPLGKKSVDKDGVSRASLTKINIYPFASPKTVASAGLKFGGQSKAEKEEAAKQVNHIYGSEGNGLLSGPITDGQVLALYDGFDCPRGWEGGIIKFEPAPATQASGKKPLSWVMGSDWKVPISVQAPIGKPAWLTEGEVNLALETSDSLLVGIDSLLEKLQLHLTHMSSVLLTGGQGSGKTSVAQSIARTLRSTQLYHTTYFPCTKLVNDESRISNIKETLNHLFMAASWGARLGGKAVVVLDDLDKLCPSEQELQVGNDNARSRQISEAICSMVKQYCGRDSNVVLLATCQGKDSLHNVIVGGHVAREIVDLSAPDKETRRRIMEALTKKDAVPVERTTGEIADGDLDSRPPTRDGSTTGGEDGDGWMEGSNQFPSKKASKKSSGFVLDADLDFLDIAGQTDGYMPGDLILLISRARNEALSRCVGEALDKDVSTIHLARADFDAAISGFTPASLRNVTLQSSSTTFASIGGLQETRQILLETLEYPTKYAPIFAQCPLRLRSGLLLYGYPGCGKTLLASAVAGECGLNFISVKGPEILNKYIGASEKSVRDLFERASAAKPCVLFFDEFDSIAPKRGHDSTGVTDRVVNQLLTQMDGAEGLSGVYVLAATSRPDLIDPALLRPGRLDKSLLCDFPNLEDRLDIIKALTHKVRVAEEVWSSEKDLLELGKRTDGFTGADLQALVSNAQLEAIHDALADMGTGMVSHARRGVESKSSGRNDFVQFRYGDDVDGSLTQSTSAPRTRAAELAERAAISAKLETLKMMQKKAARQAAASGQTNGTDGGKAVNGKAGSGKEDAGPQVVVNWKHLYKALDATRASISVKERKRLERIYHEFVVGRSGEMRDGQASNEIGGRSSLM, from the exons ATGGCTCCCAGAAAGAACGCGCAGTCTACCGCTGCCGAAATCTCCCTGGTCCATCTCCAAAACTGCTTCGTCAACCTGCCACCGTCACTGGCCTCCCTGCTCTCCAATGTCAACACG CCCGCCCAGAATGTCATCGTCGAGCTCAACTACCGCGTCCAGTCGACCCCTGACGCCATCGCTTCAGGCGCCCCCGCCTCGGTCACCAAAAACATCTTTGTAGGCTGGACCGGCATGCCCAGCAAGCGCAAGGTCAACCCCATGGTCGGGAGTCACGGCATCGACAGGACACGCTCGACTTCGTCCCGCGACCAGGAAATCCCCCTCGTCGAGATCGACACCACCCTGGCCGGCACCCTGGGCCTCAAGGAAGGACAAAAGGTCATGGCCACAGTACACTTCGACCCGCCCATGGCCACCACCGTCAACATCGAGCCCCTTACACCCGACGACTGGGAGATGATTGAGCTCCACGGCACCTTCCTCGAAGACAACCTCCTATTCCAAGTCCGCGCCATCCCCAACCCCGTCTACGCTCCCGGCGGCCTTCCCTCAATACCCCATCCCCTCACCCTACACTTGTCGCAAACGTCAAAGGCCAACATCAAGGTCATCTCCATCGATCCGCCTCTACCCCCAGACGCCCCATGCGCCAAGATCGCCCCCGACGCCGAGATCATCGTGGCCCCCAAGGTCCGCTCCAAGACACGCAACAGCAAGGATAACAGGAGTGTGGGTGGAAACTCCAAAAAGAGCGCCAAGAGTTCGGCAAGCACAAgcaggagaaagaaggaggacaagaagCCGCCCGTGTTTTTGAGGGGTATCGACCGGAAGCATCTTCAGGAATGGTTCGACGACGAGAAGCCGACCGACGATCTGAGCGTATGGGTTGACCGCGACTTGTTGACGACCGGAGACTTGAAGGGCGCCAAGCACGTATCTGTTACCGTGGTGCGCCCAGCTGGCCTACAACCAACCACCGATGCCCCTGTTCAGCCAGAACAGGTCGATCCGGCTTCGGCACCATCAACCAAAATCGTGGCTCACCTCCGCGGATGGGACGACCCACCTGATGGACAAGTAGCTGCTCTTTCGTCGCCTCTGGCTGCGGCACTGGGAAGCCAGGGTATGGTGGGCGGAGTGGTCAAGCTTGAGGTGGCTTCGTCTCCTTTAGGCAAGAAGAGCGTGGACAAGGACGGTGTTTCGCGCGCTTCGCTCACAAAAATCAACATCTATCCGTTCGCTTCACCCAAAACTGTGGCTTCTGCTGGTTTAAAGTTTGGTGGTCAGTCCAAGgcggaaaaggaggaggcggctaAGCAGGTCAACCACATCTACGGGTCTGAGGGCAATGGGTTACTGTCTGGACCTATCACGGATGGTCAGGTGCTGGCGCTCTACGATGGGTTTGACTGTCCCCGTGGCTGGGAGGGCGGTATCATCAAGTTTGAGCCTGCGCCTGCCACTCAGGCATCCGGAAAGAAGCCTCTGAGCTGGGTTATGGGGTCTGACTGGAAGGTTCCCATTTCCGTCCAGGCGCCTATCGGCAAGCCGGCGTGGTTGACAGAGGGCGAAGTTAACTTGGCTCTTGAGACCTCTGACTCTTTACTCGTGGGCATTGATTCGTTACTCGAAAAGTTGCAATTGCACTTGACCCATATGTCTTCGGTACTTCTTACCGGCGGTCAGGGTTCTGGCAAGACATCTGTGGCACAGTCCATTGCCCGTACCTTGCGGTCAACCCAGCTATATCACACTACCTACTTCCCGTGCACAAAGCTTGTCAATGATGAGAGCAGGATATCCAACATCAAGGAGACCCTTAACCACCTGTTTATGGCAGCGAGCTGGGGCGCCAGACTGGGCGGTaaggctgttgttgtcttgGATGATCTTGACAAGCTTTGCCCGTCAGAACAAGAACTGCAAGTCGGAAACGACAATGCCCGGAGCAGGCAAATCAGTGAAGCGATCTGCTCCATGGTTAAGCAATACTGCGGAAGAGACAGCAACGTCGTTTTGCTTGCTACCTGCCAGGGCAAGGACTCACTTCACAACGTCATAGTCGGCGGCCACGTCGCCCGTGAAATCGTTGACCTGAGTGCTCCCGACAAGGAGACGAGACGCCGCATCATGGAAGCCCTCACCAAGAAGGACGCGGTGCCAGTAGAGAGAACCACTGGCGAAATTGCCGATGGAGATCTCGACAGTCGCCCGCCCACCCGCGACGGCAGCACCACCGGCGGCGAAGACGGCGACGGCTGGATGGAAGGCTCTAACCAATTCCCGTCCAAGAAGGCCTCCAAAAAGTCCAGCGGCTTTGTCCTTGACGCCGACCTCGACTTCCTCGACATCGCCGGCCAAACCGACGGCTACATGCCCGGCGATCTCATTCTCCTCATCTCCCGCGCCCGCAACGAAGCCCTCAGCCGGTGCGTAGGTGAAGCTCTCGACAAGGATGTCTCCACCATCCACCTCGCGCGCGCCGACTTTGACGCCGCCATCTCCGGCTTCACGCCCGCCTCCCTGCGCAACGTCACCCTCCAAAGCTCATCCACTACATTTGCCTCCATCGGCGGCCTCCAGGAAACGCGCCAAATCCTCCTCGAAACCCTCGAATACCCCACCAAATACGCGCCCATCTTCGCCCAGTGTCCTCTGCGCTTACGTTCCGGTCTGCTCTTGTACGGCTACCCAGGCTGCGGCAAGACCCTTCTCGCCTCTGCCGTCGCCGGCGAATGCGGCCTCAACTTCATCTCCGTCAAGGGTCCCGAGATTCTCAACAAGTATATCGGTGCCTCGGAGAAATCCGTGCGCGACCTCTTTGAGCGCGCCTCGGCCGCCAAGCCATGCGTTTTGTTTTTCGACGAGTTCGACTCCATCGCTCCCAAGCGTGGCCACGATTCCACGGGCGTTACCGATCGCGTGGTCAACCAGCTTTTAACGCAGATGGACGGTGCCGAAGGACTGTCGGGTGTTTACGTGCTAGCGGCCACTTCGCGACCGGACCTGATTGATCCCGCGCTGTTACGTCCCGGTCGTTTGGACAAGTCTTTGCTGTGCGACTTTCCTAACCTGGAGGATAGGCTGGACATCATCAAGGCTCTTACGCACAAGGTCCGTGTCGCCGAGGAAGTCTGGTCCTCGGAAAAAGATTTGCTGGAGCTGGGTAAGCGCACAGACGGGTTCACTGGTGCGGATCTGCAGGCGTTGGTGTCGAATGCGCAGTTGGAGGCTATTCATGATGCTCTGGCTGATATGGGCACGGGTATGGTTTCGCATGCTCGTCGGGGGGTGGAGTCCAAGTCATCGGGGAGGAACGACTTTGTGCAATTCCGGTatggagatgatgttgatgggtcCTTGACTCAGTCCACCTCCGCTCCAAGAACCAGAGCCGCAGAGTTAGCGGAAAGGGCGGCCATCAGCGCTAAATTGGAAACACTCAAGATGAtgcagaagaaggcggctagacaggctgctgcttctggccAAACAAATGGAACGGATGGTGGCAAGGCAGTCAATGGCAAGGCGGGTAGTGGAAAGGAGGATGCTGGTCcgcaggtggtggtgaattGGAAGCATTTGTACAAGGCGCTGGATGCTACGAGGGCGTCCATCAGTgtcaaggagaggaagaggttggagAGGATTTATCATGAGTTTGTGGTGGGCAGGAGCGGGGAGATGAGGGATGGGCAGGCGAGTAATGAGATTGGGGGGAGGAGTAGTTTGATGTAG
- a CDS encoding rho GTPase activator, variant 1, with protein sequence MARKGVPQPLTLAESGTLGKETSPRLGDTTQQQQQHHHQQTPSSSAVSATGSGGGSLASGRSTPQASRSPRSPRSPFKIGPQKVESPGEPPRTSSPPTEQPVEAVAISQDQRYQRQKSPDLPPEDHSRVTTSTPVPSQSSDHRGHKHSRNDEDKSSKSSFFFSFGKSSRLSERAISPQLLEPQTEDPSYNEYPSQRKSPTLPGKSEVSLISSTEYETANNNRRSKPNPFTLIGRTRSHKEKEKENHQYFREPVYAPARAGEPDKVYATSAPRTAPIQSQEHTFRDMMVSGPRGHSAERAGGSKHFDGINRNQSLSLKEAGGSLFNGLKESRAAGFLSKKLFGGSKEDKFAPKEPVIDDEHYVLKVINLPLVEQTRLTRISKRLEDSRDKTEFWMPAFPWRAIDYLNYKGSDVEGLYRVPGSGPQIKKWQRKFDEELDVDLFEQPDLYDINIIGSMLKAWLRELPDELFPKAAQERVAKECAGAEKVPELLREELSNLSPFKYYLLFAITCHLSLLLAHSDKNKMDFRNLCICFQPCMKIDAFCFKFLVCDWRDCWKGCKNEAKYIEEEYALFDQPPPRSYRSKRETELREREEKEDRERAIHRDREREQRTQSQIQASYQQQGGQVIPPAHRNGNAQQSPAPPQQVQRLRKKNTAQETTQTAVVDTGSTVSTTITLVSDRDTSHGRGTNHPNQRQLQPGELPALSPIKPLSPMGF encoded by the exons ATGGCCCGAAAAGGCGTACCGCAACCGCTTACGCTGGCAGAATCCGGAACTCTTGGAAAGGAAACCTCTCCGCGCCTTGGTGACaccacccaacaacaacaacaacaccaccaccaacaaacccccagcagcagcgccgTCAGTGCCACCGGtagcggtggtggtagttTGGCCAGCGGCCGCTCGACTCCGCAGGCCTCGCGATCGCCGAGGTCCCCACGTTCCCCTTTCAAGATCGGCCCTCAAAAGGTAGAATCCCCCGGGGAGCCACCGAGAACCTCGTCACCCCCAACCGAGCAACCCGTCGAAGCCGTCGCCATTTCCCAAGACCAACGGTATCAAAGGCAGAAATCCCCAGACCTCCCGCCCGAGGACCATTCACGCGTCACCACCTCCACGCCGGTACCGTCGCAATCGTCCGATCATCGGGGCCACAAACATAGCCGAAACGACGAGGACAAGTCATCCAAATCGAGTTTCTTTTTCAGCTTTGGAAAATCGAGCAGGTTGTCAGAACGCGCAATTTCTCCTCAGCTCTTGGAACCACAAACAGAAG ATCCGTCATATAACGAATACCCATCGCAAAGGAAGAGCCCAACGCTGCCCGGCAAGTCTGAAGTATCTCTAATCTCATCCACCGAATACGAAACAGCAAACAATAACCGAAGGAGCAAACCCAATCCATTTACCCTGATAGGTCGCACAAGATCgcacaaggagaaggagaaggaaaatcATCAATATTTTCGAGAACCCGTGTACGCGCCCGCGAGAGCTGGCGAGCCCGACAAGGTGTACGCGACATCAGCACCGAGAACTGCACCAATACAATCACAAGAGCACACATTTCGCGACATGATGGTGTCCGGACCAAGAGGCCATTCGGCGGAGAGGGCGGGAGGAAGCAAGCACTTTGACGGCATAAACAGGAATCAGTCCCTGTCGCTCAAGGAGGCAGGCGGATCGCTGTTTAACGGACTAAAAGAAAGTAGGGCCGCCGGCTTTCTCAGCAAGAAGTTATTTGGAGGTTCAAAGGAAGACAAGTTCGCACCAAAGGAACCGGTAATAGACGACGAGCATTACGTTCTCAAGGTGATCAACCTACCGCTCGTTGAGCAGACGCGGTTAACTCGAATATCGAAAAGGCTGGAGGATTCACGCGACAAGACAGAGTTTTGGATGCCGGCATTTCCCTGGAGAGCGATCGACTATCTCAACTACAAGGGCAGCGATGTTGAAGGGTTATATCGAGTTCCTGGCAGTGGACCGCAAATCAAAAAGTGGCAGCGGAAATTTGACGAAG AGCTCGATGTGGACCTTTTCGAACAACCAGATTTGTACGACATCAACATTATCGGCTCAATGTTAAAGGCATGGCTCCGCGAACTACCCGACGAACTATTCCCCAAAGCAGCCCAGGAAAGAGTGGCCAAGGAATGCGCGGGGGCAGAGAAAGTGCCCGAGTTACTTAGAGAAGAGCTCTCCAACCTTTCGCCCTTCAAGTACTACCTACTCTTCGCCATTACATGTCACCTCAGCCTGCTGCTCGCCCACTCGGATAAGAACAAGATGGATTTCCGGAATCTCTGCATTTGCTTCCAGCCATGCATGAAGATCGATGCCTTTTGTTTCAAGTTTCTGGTATGCGACTGGAGGGACTGCTGGAAGGGATGCAAGAACGAAGCCAAGTACATCGAGGAGGAGTATGCGCTATTCGACCAACCGCCACCCAGGAGCTACAGGAGTAAACGGGAGACGGAGTTGAGAGAAAGGGAGGAAAAAGAGGACCGGGAAAGGGCAATACACCGAGATCGAGAAAGGGAACAAAGAACTCAGTCTCAGATTCAGGCGTCTTATCAACAACAGGGGGGTCAGGTCATTCCTCCAGCCCACCGCAACGGAAATGCGCAACAgtcgccagcaccaccacagcAGGTTCAGCGACTAAGGAAAAAGAACACGGCGCAAGAAACAACACAAACAGCGGTGGTCGACACGGGCTCAACAGTATCGACGACCATCACGCTGGTCAGTGATCGAGACACGTCACATGGGCGAGGAACAAATCATCCGAATCAGAGACAACTACAACCGGGTGAGCTACCGGCTCTTTCGCCCATAAAACCACTGTCGCCGATGGGGTTTTAG
- a CDS encoding DNA replication licensing factor mcm7, whose translation MALLRYPAPVDYDAQMSAFENFLDDFKTSPQDSITHALGNIDINEDDLSDEYDFMDDDDDDDAQQQRRSERARRRAPRHKYKELLQELADRKINEIVIDLDDLQSWEEDVNEGLKLVESVERNTKHYVEVLSRAVDKLMPQTSNDITFKDDVLDVLMANRQQRNRTLTEAAENLRDPDMLNDTYPAQLTRRYTLVFKPRTMTADGPQKALSVRQVRGDHLGHLITIRGIATRVSDVKPIVQVGAYTCDRCGCEIFQPVTDKQYAPLTLCPSKDCKENQAKGQLYPSSRASKFLPFQEIKIQELAEQVPIGQIPRTLTVLAYGSLVRNVHPGDIVDISGIFLPTPYTGFKAMRAGLLTDTYLEAHHIVQHKKAYTEMQIDPSLLRRIAKFQQTGNTYEYLAKSIAPEIYGHLDVKKALLLLLVGGVTKEVGDGMKIRGDINICLMGDPGVAKSQLLKYISKVAPRGVYTSGRGSSGVGLTAAVMRDPVTDEMVLEGGALVLADNGICCIDEFDKMDDNDRTAIHEVMEQQTISISKAGISTTLNARTSILAAANPLYGRYNTRLSAVENINLPAALLSRFDIMFLLLDTPTRDTDAQLAKHVAYVHMHNRHPDIGTGTGPDSSVFSPEEVRAYVAKAREYRPVVPQAVSEYMVKTYVRLRAQQKRAEKKNQNFGHTTPRTLLGVVRLAQALARLRFSNTVTQDDVDEALRLVEASKESLAQDDRNTGNKRAMNASSRIYNLVKGLADSGACRPDDTPEEEEEDEFGVEMSLRKVKERVIAKGFTEQQWLSALDEYTDLDVWQTAGNGTRLVFITAGGEREGSEDI comes from the exons ATGGCGCTCCTCAGATACCCCGCCCCCGTCGACTACGACGCGCAAATGT CCGCGTTCGAAAACTTTCTCGACGACTTCAAGACCTCGCCCCAAGACTCCATCACCCATGCGCTAGGCAACATCGACATCAACGAGGACGACCTCAGCGACGAGTATGACTTtatggacgacgacgacgacgacgatgcccAGCAACAGCGCCGCTCCGAAAGAGCGAGGAGACGCGCCCCCCGCCACAAGTACAAGGAGCTTCTCCAGGAACTGGCCGACCGCAAGATCAACGAGATAGTCATCGACCTGGACGACCTGCAGTCATGGGAGGAGGACGTCAACGAGGGCCTCAAGCTGGTTGAGTCGGTAGAGCGCAACACCAAGCACTACGTCGAGGTGCTCTCGCGCGCCGTCGACAAGCTGATGCCCCAAACCAGCAACGACATCACATTCAAGGACGATGTGCTCGACGTCCTCATGGCCAACCGCCAACAGCGCAACCGCACCCTCACCGAGGCCGCCGAGAACCTGCGCGACCCCGACATGCTCAACGACACATACCCCGCCCAGCTCACCCGCCGCTACACCCTCGTCTTCAAGCCCCGGACCATGACTGCTGATGGGCCCCAAAAAGCCCTGTCGGTCCGCCAAGTGCGCGGCGATCATCTCGGCCACCTGATCACCATCCGCGGTATTGCTACCCGTGTGTCCGACGTCAAGCCCATTGTCCAGGTTGGCGCCTACACGTGCGACCGCTGCGGTTGCGAAATCTTCCAGCCCGTCACCGACAAGCAGTACGCCCCCCTGACTCTCTGCCCATCCAAGGACTGCAAGGAGAACCAGGCCAAAGGTCAGCTGTACCCGTCGTCGCGGGCTTCCAAGTTCCTGCCCTTCCAGGAGATCAAGATCCAGGAACTCGCCGAGCAGGTCCCCATCGGTCAGATTCCCCGTACCCTTACCGTGCTTGCGTACGGCAGTCTGGTCAGAAATGTCCACCCCGGTGACATTGTCGACATCTCGGGAATTTTCCTCCCTACTCCTTATACCGGCTTCAAGGCCATGCGCGCCGGTCTGCTAACCGACACCTACCTCGAGGCCCACCACATTGTCCAGCACAAGAAAGCCTACACCGAGATGCAGATCGACCCCTCCCTGCTCCGCCGTATCGCCAAATTCCAACAGACCGGCAACACGTACGAGTACCTCGCCAAGTCCATCGCCCCCGAAATCTACGGCCACCTCGACGTCAAGAaggccctcctccttttgTTGGTCGGCGGTGTCACTAAGGAAGTCGGCGACGGCATGAAGATCCGCGGCGACATCAACATCTGCCTGATGGGTGACCCCGGTGTGGCCAAATCGCAACTGCTCAAGTACATCTCCAAGGTAGCCCCGCGCGGCGTGTATACGTCTGGCCGCGGTTCCTCGGGCGTTGGTCTCACCGCCGCCGTAATGCGCGACCCCGTGACAGACGAAATGGTTCTCGAAGGCGGCGCCCTCGTGCTCGCCGACAACGGCATTTGCTGCATCGACGAGTTCGACAAGATGGACGACAACGACCGCACCGCCATCCACGAAGTCATGGAACAACAaaccatctccatctccaaggCCGGCATTTCCACCACTCTCAACGCGCGCACCTCCATCCTCGCGGCCGCCAACCCGCTTTACGGGCGGTACAACACCCGTCTCTCGGCCGTCGAGAACATCAACCTCCCCGCCGCTTTACTCTCCCGTTTCGACATcatgttcctcctcctcgacacgCCCACGCGCGACACGGACGCCCAACTCGCCAAGCACGTCGCCTACGTGCACATGCACAACCGCCACCCCGACATTGGCACGGGCACCGGACCGGATTCATCCGTCTTCTCCCCCGAGGAAGTCCGTGCCTACGTCGCCAAAGCCCGCGAGTACCGCCCCGTCGTCCCGCAAGCAGTCTCCGAATACATGGTGAAAACCTACGTCCGCCTGCGCGCACAGCAGAAACGCgcagagaagaagaaccagaaCTTTGGCCATACCACGCCGCGTACTTTGCTAGGTGTCGTCCGTCTTGCGCAGGCTTTGGCTCGGCTTAGGTTCAGCAACACCGTCACGcaagatgatgttgatgaagcTCTCCGTCTCGTGGAAGCTAGCAAGGAGTCGTTGGCGCAGGATGATAGGAATACTGGCAATAAGAGGGCAATGAATGCTAGTAGTAGGATTTATAACCTTGTGAAGGGGTTGGCGGATAGTGGAGCGTGCAGACCTGATGATACcccagaagaggaagaagaagatgagttTGGGGTGGAGATGAGTTTGAGAAAGGTCAAGGAACGGGTGATTGCCAAGGGCTTTACGGAGCAGCAGTGGTTGAGTGCGTTGGATGAGTATACTGATTTGGAT GTCTGGCAAACGGCTGGCAATGGAACGAGACTGGTGTTTATCACTGCGGGGGGTGAGAGGGAGGGTAGTGAGGATATCTGA